Part of the Zea mays cultivar B73 chromosome 4, Zm-B73-REFERENCE-NAM-5.0, whole genome shotgun sequence genome is shown below.
GTGAGGGGAATTGGGTGTTTGTTTCCCTTTTTGATTAGAGGTCTCCCTTTTGGTCTTTTCTTCTTATTTTTTGCTTTCATTTTCTTTTGTATTATATCTGCATGAATGTGATTCTGCTTCTAGTAGTATGTTCTTTGTGTACATGATAATGCTATAGCATACTTAGGCTCTTTTTGCTCATATTGATACAATATTGTTGAGCTAAGTTGTTTTCATAATTGTGAACTTGACTATTACTTGCTTAATCTAAAATTGTTCACCATTAAGATTGGCACCTAGCATGTGTAGGATGTGTTGAAATCCTTTTTGCTATTACTCGTATGCTAGGTGGCTATGTCTCATGCCTTGAGTCATTCACTTGTCTTGATTTATTCATATCGTGCTAAAGATTCAAAATCAAGATAAGTGATAATCAGAAAGATCGAGATGTATTTGTATTTTTCACCACATCACTGTATCAAGACTGCTTCCATTTGCACTTTTGAATGAACTTGAGCAGTGTAGTGGACGATCGAAACCGGTGTTTTTAGCTTTTGATTGCTTGTCTACATAGGCTACACCCGGTTGAAAAGTCAGACCAAGACAATGCTTACAACCTCTCGCACTCACATGCTTTTCAATAAAATTTGGAATCCACTGCAAAATCCGATAAATCTTGTTCatgtcgtcgtcgccgccgctccGCTTCATTTAGGAAGCACACCACCGACTGCTTGTCTTCAAGTGGCCACATCTTGTGACGATGACCCACACATCTCTCTGCATCCCTGCCCACTGCGGTCCTCATACCCATGATAATTCTACTGCCCATACTATTATCCGGGAAGGCAGATGCTATGCCACTCACCAGTTCTTCAGACTCCACGCCATCCACCACCACAAAATACCTATATATATAAACAGCAAACGAAGGAGGAAAAAAAAGGTCAATATATATATAGAGGGAATAGTTAATTAATCAGCAAATTGCACACAGAAAAGTGGAAAAGAAATCACCTTTTCCTTTGGAGATACTCGGGTAACCCATGAACTTGGTCAGTACGACGAGCCCCAGGAAACGCTCCGGCGAATCTAATAAACGCGGTTTcgaaatacaaattcagaaggtagATTTTAGAACAAATATGCATGCGGCTGAAAATATGACGGCTCACCTGTGAAAAAATCCACCACTGCTATCTTGTGGATCCTCTTGCAGTCTAAATTGCTCGATTATCTCTTCCAGAACGATGCTGCAGTCCTTCCCAGCAGCGCTGACATACGCATGCAGGGAGAACCTTCTGCTCTCCTGTACGTCCGTGTACACTGTGTGGCAAAGCTTGGTCTCCCCTATGCCACCGAAGCCGACGACGGAGATCACCATCACCTTGAGGACCTTGTCCAGCTCATTGTCGGGTCTCCGGACGAGGAGGTCCAGAAGCTCATCGAGGTCCTCCTTCTTGCCCACAAGATCAGCCAGCGGAAAGCCCTGGGTGCTTGAAGTAGTGGAGGAAGAAGCAGCGCCTTGACTAGGAGCCTCATTCGTCGGAACCGCCATAAACTCCGGATAGGACTGTACACATCTGATTAAATCCTGGATGATAGTAATCTTGCCATTAAGCTTCGCACCTGTCATGGTTCCGGCACGGCGGCCTTCTATTAGGTCTTCGATGTCGTACGCCAAGCATCTGAGGTATCCAGCCCAGGATTGAAGCCTGTCGGACGGGTCTTGGGAACTCCTGATAGTCTTCCGAGTATCACGGATGATGCCCTGGATGTAGCTAAGCTGGGATTTCAGGGTTTCAACATCACTGTCACGGACTTGCCGTTTCTTCAGTGCACCTTGTATCCCTTTAATGGCTATAGGCAGGACCGGGGCCGCCAAGTTAGCGATTGCACCGATAATTGCTGGCTCCACACCTGTCATCTCTCCCCCCCTCTCTGTTGCTTGGCTAGAGTTCGATCCGCAGGTATGGCTGGTTGGGAGGATGTTGGAAGCTTATAGCAGCGTAGGACTTTGAGATCTCAGGAGGACATTCATATACTCGAATCATCGAGCTGTGTCTGTGTGGGTTCTCTGGGCCGGGCCGGGTACGATGGGCTTAACACGGGTGATGGTTACGTCACAGCCCATCAGAGTACGAGTGACTCGAGGATTGACAAGTAGCTATAAAATTATAGTTTCTCAATAAGAACCAAGAAGACAAAAAAAAGTCACTTCCCGAATAATATACATAGAGGAGCTGTCATGGTGCTAGAATATAATGCATCTCATCTCAGTCACTTCCAAACTCTAGGCCTTCCGCCTGCCATCGCCTGATCAGGGATCCCCTCTAGACATGTGCAAACACAAGGTTGATTTATCCCTTGTGGTTCGGATTGATGATGACTGATTATCAACGGGTAGCACTCTGGGGTAGTCAGTGgactgaccagagtgtgagattatgcttgtgcaaccatgttggtcgacttgtggtgtgcaggtgtggagcacaggaacggtggtcgatggctgaggtgaaggtcatgcgggctcgTGCTGATAGACCGGGAGCGGTGAAGGGCGAGTGCTGGGTCTTGACTGACGGATCAGAGCAGCCAGGTGACCAACCGCAGTGGCTGACACACCTGGGACACGCACTTATGTGAGGACGTGGTGGAGTGGACCGTGTTGCCGGCGTGGTCGAGGACTGGCGGGACACGCGTCTGATCGTAGAGGACGTGCACGAGGTGCGCTGCTCACGGcaggtttggtggtttgggcctcaaaaccacccagcgcTACAGATGCCTGGTTTTGGTGAGTTTGGGTCTCAAAACTCGGTGGTGGCGGTTCCGGATAGAACCGATGGCGGCACGCGGCGTGATCGCGGagggtgcgtcaaggcgaagcactccgtgtgaaggacgtggtcgttggatcgaaaacctaggagttggtccatttcgcccccggtggagtggataggctctatgtaaatatgggtagtttaggaagtgagaataaccctctataaatagaggggagggCTGGTTGGTTCATGTCACACCCGGCTAGTTGAGAATAACCCTCTATGTAAATACGGCGTTACATGACGACCGACGAGCAATCAAGCGTGATTCTGCCACCATCGCGCGCGCAAACCCCCAGGGGAGACCCGACGAGCATCCGCCATGTCCCGCGGTATGCCCCACGGTGGCGCCATAGCTGCAGGGGCCCTCCAATCGCAGACGCCAGAGAGGTCCCATGGTGGCGGCCGCCCTGCACGCTCTCAGCTCTGTAACGCTATGCTCCGTTGAGGTAGATGCTTACCCACCTGCTCCTCGCAATGACCAGGAACATGGCCATGCATATATACCCGGAGTCACGGGGGGTTCGGCCCCAGGCTAGCAACGGCTGACGAGAGAAATCCGGCCAGCCCACTGAGTCCGCGCCCAAGGATTCGGGGAAACAACTCAAGCTAGAAGAACGCCCAGACGTGGGTCCCACCGGTCATATGGCACAGCGAGGGAGGTTCTGTGCGGAGGAAGGTGGGCTATCACCGGCGAGGATCTCGGCCGGATCTCAACAACCCAACAGTTTCTCCATCAGCCAGTACAC
Proteins encoded:
- the LOC100193382 gene encoding uncharacterized LOC100193382; the protein is MTGVEPAIIGAIANLAAPVLPIAIKGIQGALKKRQVRDSDVETLKSQLSYIQGIIRDTRKTIRSSQDPSDRLQSWAGYLRCLAYDIEDLIEGRRAGTMTGAKLNGKITIIQDLIRCVQSYPEFMAVPTNEAPSQGAASSSTTSSTQGFPLADLVGKKEDLDELLDLLVRRPDNELDKVLKVMVISVVGFGGIGETKLCHTVYTDVQESRRFSLHAYVSAAGKDCSIVLEEIIEQFRLQEDPQDSSGGFFHRFAGAFPGARRTDQVHGLPEYLQRKRYFVVVDGVESEELVSGIASAFPDNSMGSRIIMGMRTAVGRDAERCVGHRHKMWPLEDKQSVVCFLNEAERRRRRHEQDLSDFAVDSKFY